Proteins encoded in a region of the Pigmentiphaga litoralis genome:
- a CDS encoding YdcF family protein codes for MDLRYLLKMLALPPGCLLLVLLLAWLFRRRLPRLASLLFLGSVAMLWMLSTPWFVEWGGRRLETDAPLPAASWPALAGRADAIVVLGAGRRESDPGWGKDVAGIYSTERVRYGARIAKSSDLPVLVSGGKVWEDDSHPSEADLMAEVFEQDHQQAVRWREGNSRTTQENAERSWALLEPEGKTRIVLVTQAWHMPRARRLFLQQGFTVIPAPMGYLSAPNGRPFYGLLPDANSFSNSVLIVHEGLGAWLYAHAPSFASSR; via the coding sequence ATGGACCTGCGTTATCTGCTGAAGATGCTGGCGCTGCCGCCAGGCTGCCTGCTGCTCGTGCTGCTGCTGGCCTGGCTGTTCCGGCGCCGCCTGCCCAGGCTGGCCTCGCTCCTGTTCCTGGGCAGCGTCGCCATGCTGTGGATGCTGTCCACCCCCTGGTTCGTGGAATGGGGCGGCCGCCGCCTGGAAACCGATGCCCCGCTGCCCGCGGCGTCCTGGCCTGCCCTGGCGGGACGGGCCGATGCCATTGTTGTGCTGGGCGCCGGCCGGCGAGAGTCCGATCCGGGCTGGGGCAAGGACGTGGCCGGCATCTACAGCACCGAACGGGTGCGCTACGGCGCCCGCATCGCCAAGTCCAGCGACCTGCCGGTGCTGGTGTCAGGCGGCAAGGTCTGGGAAGACGACAGCCACCCCAGCGAAGCCGACCTGATGGCCGAGGTCTTCGAGCAGGATCACCAGCAAGCCGTGCGCTGGCGCGAAGGCAACAGCCGCACCACTCAGGAAAACGCCGAGCGCAGCTGGGCCCTTCTGGAGCCGGAAGGCAAGACACGCATCGTCCTGGTGACGCAGGCCTGGCATATGCCCCGCGCCCGCCGGCTGTTCCTGCAACAGGGCTTTACGGTGATCCCGGCGCCCATGGGCTACCTCAGCGCGCCCAACGGCCGCCCCTTCTATGGGCTGCTGCCCGACGCCAACTCCTTTTCGAACAGCGTGCTCATCGTTCATGAGGGTCTGGGCGCCTGGCTGTACGCCCACGCGCCGTCATTCGCCAGCTCTCGCTAG
- a CDS encoding penicillin acylase family protein has product MMICPLLLNTALLRNASAMLLAAALPGCSGDSTSATSRLPLVAEITRTAYGIPHVKAVDEASLGYGVGFVQAQDGVCALAEQFVEVAGERARYFGEGVALPQTLGVPANLSSDIFFRLLNDEDSVVAAQSAQTPEVTALMQGWVAGYNRFVRDTAASSLPAACRNAEWVRPVTIRDLARLMRFYNAIGGMLDLQGVIAAAAPPSPAFTGASVGSRASSKASHGDVVTAHLSQAVARRPTASNALAIGKDLSANGRGILLGNPHLPWHGPLRMGMLHVTLENKLDTMGATLPGVPVVGIGFNDQFAWTHTTTTSRHGTFYRLQLDPGNATNYLVNGQSRPMRGRTVQVTVKERSGAVRIDRRTLYTSEFGWIVAWKEDGTAIAYKDALVDSHRLVEEWYGINRARSLDEIKTFIQRNVGNPWNNTIAADRLGATIFLAVTPVPKLSPERLQRCLITEPELQLVPGSFLLEAREDCHWEIDPDAPQAGIVAGKSMPALLRTDFVHNANDSAWIAQPAAPLTGYSPLVSEERQPLPARARFGLSQIAAVARRGGTLAPDDVQALVTGNRVYQADLWLDDLLLACAGVPELETGCSALRAWDRKANLDAGVGFGYFEAFVMAASTPDAWWRIPFDPADPVNTPAGLRVNDTEIQAAVRKRLASAVEAVDQSGLWSAGRRWGDIQRARLGGQLTGIHGGPDELGTYNAMASRVQSEASVREVEAGASYLQVVSFDNNGPRAKAILAYSQSSDPESPHALDQTLLFARKEWVTLPFTTREISADPSRRRLLIAE; this is encoded by the coding sequence ATGATGATTTGCCCCCTGCTTCTGAACACTGCCTTGCTGCGCAATGCGTCCGCGATGCTGCTTGCTGCAGCGCTGCCCGGTTGCAGCGGCGACAGCACATCCGCGACGTCCCGTTTACCGCTGGTCGCGGAGATCACCCGCACCGCATATGGCATTCCGCACGTGAAGGCCGTCGACGAGGCAAGCTTGGGATATGGGGTGGGCTTCGTACAGGCGCAAGACGGCGTATGCGCACTGGCGGAGCAGTTCGTCGAAGTGGCCGGCGAACGCGCCAGATATTTCGGCGAGGGCGTTGCCCTGCCGCAAACCTTGGGCGTGCCAGCCAACCTGTCATCCGACATCTTTTTCAGACTGCTGAACGACGAGGATTCGGTCGTGGCGGCGCAGTCGGCGCAAACTCCCGAAGTGACCGCGCTGATGCAGGGTTGGGTGGCCGGCTATAACCGCTTTGTGAGAGACACGGCAGCGTCGTCGCTGCCCGCCGCTTGCCGCAATGCCGAGTGGGTACGCCCCGTCACGATACGAGACCTGGCCAGGCTGATGCGTTTCTATAATGCGATAGGCGGCATGCTGGATCTGCAGGGCGTCATCGCAGCGGCGGCTCCGCCTTCCCCGGCCTTTACCGGCGCTTCGGTTGGCAGCCGGGCATCGAGCAAGGCGTCACACGGTGACGTCGTCACCGCGCACCTGTCGCAGGCCGTCGCCCGACGTCCGACCGCAAGCAACGCCTTGGCCATCGGCAAAGACCTTTCCGCCAATGGTCGAGGCATTCTGCTGGGCAATCCCCACCTTCCGTGGCACGGCCCATTGCGAATGGGAATGCTGCATGTCACGCTTGAAAACAAGCTGGACACCATGGGCGCAACGCTCCCCGGCGTGCCGGTCGTCGGCATCGGCTTTAACGACCAATTTGCGTGGACGCACACGACGACAACGTCGCGCCACGGCACCTTCTACCGACTGCAGCTCGATCCCGGCAACGCCACCAACTATCTCGTGAACGGACAGAGCCGACCCATGCGCGGCCGCACGGTCCAGGTCACGGTCAAGGAGCGTTCCGGCGCGGTGCGCATTGATCGCCGTACCTTGTACACATCGGAATTCGGCTGGATCGTAGCCTGGAAAGAAGACGGCACCGCCATTGCCTACAAAGACGCCCTGGTGGACAGTCATCGGCTGGTGGAAGAGTGGTACGGCATCAATCGCGCCCGCTCGCTGGATGAGATCAAGACCTTCATTCAACGCAACGTGGGGAACCCCTGGAACAATACGATTGCCGCTGACCGTCTTGGTGCAACAATATTCCTCGCCGTCACGCCAGTGCCAAAGCTGTCACCTGAACGCCTGCAGCGGTGTCTGATCACCGAGCCGGAACTTCAGTTGGTACCCGGAAGCTTCCTGCTGGAAGCGCGGGAGGACTGCCACTGGGAGATCGATCCCGACGCGCCTCAGGCAGGCATCGTTGCTGGTAAATCGATGCCGGCGCTGCTGCGCACGGACTTTGTCCACAACGCCAACGACAGCGCCTGGATCGCGCAACCTGCCGCCCCGCTGACGGGCTATTCGCCACTGGTCAGCGAAGAACGGCAGCCGCTCCCGGCGCGTGCCCGCTTTGGCTTGAGTCAAATCGCTGCGGTTGCCCGACGCGGCGGGACGCTTGCACCCGACGACGTGCAAGCCCTGGTGACCGGAAACCGGGTGTACCAAGCCGACCTCTGGCTGGACGATTTGCTGCTCGCCTGCGCGGGTGTACCAGAACTCGAAACAGGGTGCAGCGCTCTGCGCGCCTGGGACCGCAAGGCGAATTTGGATGCCGGCGTCGGTTTTGGATACTTCGAAGCGTTTGTCATGGCGGCAAGTACGCCGGATGCATGGTGGCGCATACCCTTCGATCCCGCAGATCCGGTCAACACCCCAGCCGGGCTACGCGTGAACGACACCGAGATTCAGGCAGCAGTGCGCAAGCGCCTGGCTTCCGCCGTGGAAGCGGTCGATCAGTCCGGGCTTTGGAGCGCGGGCCGCCGCTGGGGGGACATCCAGCGCGCGCGGCTTGGCGGCCAACTGACAGGCATTCACGGAGGACCGGATGAACTTGGCACTTACAACGCCATGGCGAGCCGCGTCCAGTCCGAGGCGTCGGTAAGGGAGGTGGAAGCAGGCGCGAGCTATCTCCAGGTCGTCAGCTTCGACAACAACGGGCCGCGCGCCAAGGCCATTCTCGCGTATTCCCAGTCGTCCGACCCCGAATCGCCGCACGCACTGGACCAGACCTTGCTATTCGCACGAAAGGAATGGGTGACGCTTCCTTTCACGACCCGAGAGATCAGCGCCGACCCCAGCCGTCGCCGCTTGCTGATCGCGGAATGA
- a CDS encoding response regulator produces the protein MKILLVEDDLDLGKGVGLAMQAQHIDVVWVRRLVDVPRALDAGDVDVVVLDLGLPDGDGLDLLARLRRDRSRLPILILSARTAIHDRLYGLDSGADDYLVKPFVLAELLSRVRALARRSAATAGESRLASQQLVLYEATRTVTLDGVNIELSRTEFDLLAVLLRQPGRVVARYLLEETALPHGRAGASNTLDVHISNLRRKIGKDAIRTVRGIGYAMSTASTEVTSCR, from the coding sequence ATGAAAATTCTTCTGGTGGAAGACGACCTGGACTTGGGGAAAGGCGTCGGTCTGGCCATGCAGGCACAGCACATTGACGTCGTTTGGGTGCGTCGCCTGGTCGACGTTCCTCGCGCGCTGGATGCGGGGGATGTCGACGTGGTCGTGCTGGACCTCGGCCTGCCGGATGGCGACGGGCTTGATCTTCTCGCCCGATTGCGACGTGACCGAAGCCGCTTGCCTATCCTGATCCTCAGTGCACGTACTGCCATCCACGACAGGCTGTACGGCCTGGACAGCGGCGCCGATGACTACCTGGTCAAGCCGTTTGTGCTGGCCGAATTGCTGTCACGCGTACGCGCCTTGGCGCGTCGCAGTGCCGCCACGGCAGGCGAAAGCCGCCTGGCATCGCAGCAGCTGGTGCTGTACGAGGCCACACGCACCGTCACGCTGGACGGCGTCAACATCGAGCTGTCGCGCACCGAATTCGATTTGCTTGCTGTCCTGCTGCGGCAGCCCGGACGGGTCGTCGCGCGATATCTGCTGGAAGAAACCGCTTTGCCGCACGGCCGTGCCGGCGCCAGCAACACGCTCGACGTCCACATTTCGAATCTGCGAAGAAAGATCGGGAAAGATGCCATTCGTACCGTGCGCGGGATTGGCTACGCCATGTCGACCGCATCCACCGAGGTGACATCATGTCGCTGA
- a CDS encoding THUMP domain-containing class I SAM-dependent RNA methyltransferase has protein sequence MSVAAHEGDRSVGDTTSRAARPTMDAGRGAPGAQRGGFRPRNSPSRTAPPPSTAQAEAVAARAKPGVEIFPVFAPCPQGLEGVLVDELKGLGFADAWAGRAGAHFTADWTEVMRVNLQSRLATRILVQVNYGTVHTEDDLLELARATPWERWFGAEQTLRVDTSAVRSPMKSLQFCNLRAKDGICDRLRDREGERPSIDTVRPDARVHVFLSETTATLYLDTSGESLFKRGWRLDKGEAPLRENLAAGLLALSGWRIDSPLLDPFCGSGTIVIEAALKALNVPPGISRPFAFERLRGHQEWRWRDLKEDARAHILPKLPMQLAGADIDERAIAAARDNANRAGLTEDAVYFEVADARDTCPLDEQVGWIITNPPYGERLDVETDTQLWTEWASTLKREFGGWQMHMITNDLDLPKKLRLNPSRRTPLYNGALECRLFGFELVAGGFRR, from the coding sequence CTGAGCGTCGCCGCCCATGAAGGCGACCGTTCGGTCGGCGATACCACGTCGCGCGCCGCCCGCCCCACCATGGACGCCGGCCGCGGCGCGCCGGGTGCGCAACGCGGCGGGTTCCGCCCGCGTAATTCGCCGTCGCGCACGGCTCCGCCACCGTCCACGGCCCAGGCCGAAGCCGTCGCGGCCCGCGCCAAGCCGGGCGTCGAAATCTTTCCGGTGTTCGCACCCTGCCCGCAAGGCCTGGAAGGCGTGCTGGTCGATGAATTGAAGGGCCTCGGTTTTGCCGACGCCTGGGCCGGCCGCGCCGGCGCCCATTTCACGGCCGACTGGACCGAAGTCATGCGGGTCAACCTGCAATCGCGTCTGGCGACCCGCATTCTGGTGCAGGTCAACTACGGCACCGTCCACACCGAAGACGACCTGCTGGAACTGGCCCGCGCTACCCCGTGGGAACGCTGGTTCGGCGCCGAACAGACCCTGCGTGTCGACACCTCGGCCGTCCGCAGCCCGATGAAAAGCCTGCAGTTCTGCAACCTGCGGGCCAAGGATGGCATTTGCGACCGCCTGCGCGATCGCGAAGGCGAACGGCCCAGCATCGACACCGTGCGCCCCGACGCCCGCGTCCATGTCTTCCTGTCCGAAACGACCGCCACGCTCTACCTGGATACGTCGGGCGAAAGCCTGTTCAAACGCGGCTGGCGTCTGGACAAGGGCGAAGCGCCCCTGCGCGAAAACCTGGCGGCCGGCCTGCTCGCGTTGTCGGGCTGGCGCATCGACAGCCCGCTGCTCGACCCCTTCTGCGGAAGCGGCACCATCGTGATCGAAGCCGCCTTGAAGGCGCTGAACGTGCCGCCCGGCATCAGCCGCCCATTTGCGTTCGAACGGCTGCGCGGCCACCAGGAATGGCGCTGGCGCGACCTGAAGGAAGACGCCCGCGCCCACATCCTGCCCAAGCTGCCCATGCAGCTGGCCGGCGCCGACATCGACGAACGTGCGATCGCCGCTGCTCGCGACAACGCCAATCGGGCCGGCCTGACCGAAGACGCCGTCTACTTCGAAGTGGCCGACGCGCGCGATACCTGCCCGCTGGACGAGCAGGTGGGCTGGATCATCACCAACCCGCCGTATGGCGAACGACTCGACGTGGAAACGGACACGCAGCTCTGGACCGAGTGGGCGTCCACGCTCAAGCGCGAATTCGGCGGCTGGCAGATGCACATGATCACCAACGACCTGGACCTGCCGAAAAAGCTGCGTCTGAACCCGTCGCGCCGCACGCCGCTGTACAACGGCGCGCTGGAATGCCGCCTGTTCGGCTTCGAGCTGGTCGCGGGCGGCTTCCGCCGCTAG
- a CDS encoding glutamate-5-semialdehyde dehydrogenase, producing the protein MQSNDLNDTLQRVGEQARRAARALARADGAAKAAALRAMAQGLRTHAAWLQEENRKDLDAARANQLEAALLDRLTLSDRALELMATGLEQIAAMPDPVGELTDTRIRPNGMQIARMRVPIGVIGIIYESRPNVTIDAAALCIKSGNAAILRGGSEAFHSNTALGKIVQDGLAAAGLPLHGVQMVPTTDRAAVGILVTMTEHVDVIVPRGGKGLIQRLSKEARVPMIKHLDGICHVYVDRDADLRKAHTIAINAKTYRYGICGAMETLLVHEAVAPAFLPEVAAAFATHGVELRGCERTLSVLPGIAAATAEDWDTEYLAPILAVRVVTSLDDAIDHIETHGSGHTDAIVTEQIGAARRFQREVDSSSVYVNLPTCFADGFEYGLGAEIGISTNKLHARGPVGLEGLTTLKWVLSGDAQTRGTP; encoded by the coding sequence ATGCAATCGAATGATTTGAACGACACCCTTCAGCGCGTCGGCGAGCAGGCTCGCCGTGCCGCGCGCGCCCTGGCCCGTGCCGACGGCGCCGCCAAGGCCGCCGCCCTGCGCGCGATGGCGCAGGGCCTGCGCACCCACGCCGCGTGGCTGCAGGAAGAAAACCGCAAGGATCTGGACGCCGCCCGCGCCAATCAGCTGGAAGCGGCACTGCTGGACCGCCTGACCCTGTCGGACCGCGCGCTGGAACTGATGGCCACCGGGCTGGAACAGATCGCCGCCATGCCGGACCCGGTCGGCGAACTGACCGACACCCGCATCCGCCCCAACGGCATGCAGATCGCCCGCATGCGCGTGCCGATCGGCGTGATCGGCATCATCTACGAATCGCGGCCGAATGTGACCATCGACGCGGCTGCCCTGTGCATCAAGTCGGGCAACGCAGCCATTCTGCGCGGCGGCTCGGAAGCCTTCCATTCCAACACCGCCCTGGGCAAGATCGTGCAGGACGGCCTGGCCGCCGCCGGCTTGCCGCTGCACGGCGTGCAGATGGTCCCGACCACCGACCGCGCGGCGGTAGGCATCCTGGTCACCATGACGGAACACGTGGACGTGATCGTGCCGCGCGGCGGCAAGGGCCTGATCCAAAGGCTGTCGAAAGAAGCGCGGGTGCCGATGATCAAGCACCTGGATGGCATCTGCCATGTGTACGTGGATCGGGATGCCGACTTGCGCAAGGCGCACACGATCGCGATCAACGCCAAGACCTACCGATATGGGATTTGCGGCGCGATGGAAACGCTGCTGGTGCACGAAGCGGTGGCGCCCGCCTTCCTGCCCGAGGTGGCGGCCGCGTTTGCGACACACGGCGTGGAGCTGCGCGGCTGTGAGCGCACACTTTCCGTGCTGCCAGGCATTGCAGCGGCCACGGCTGAAGACTGGGACACCGAATACCTAGCGCCTATCCTGGCTGTCCGGGTCGTGACGTCGCTGGACGATGCCATCGACCATATCGAGACGCATGGGTCGGGCCACACCGACGCCATCGTGACCGAGCAGATCGGCGCCGCGCGCCGTTTCCAGCGCGAAGTCGACTCCAGCTCGGTCTATGTGAATCTGCCGACCTGCTTTGCGGACGGCTTCGAGTATGGCCTGGGCGCCGAAATCGGCATTTCGACCAACAAGCTGCATGCGCGCGGGCCGGTCGGGCTGGAAGGCCTGACCACGCTCAAGTGGGTGCTGTCCGGCGACGCGCAGACGCGCGGCACGCCGTAG
- a CDS encoding CopD family protein, with protein sequence MLWVKAFHILFVASWFAGLFYLPRIFVNLAQETQPAVVSRLLLMARKLYRFTSILSVPAVLLGLWLYLGYGIGKGPGNGWMHAKLAVVVLTIGYHHACGSLLRKFEAGRNVRSHVFYRWFNEVPVLLLLAAVIFVVVKPF encoded by the coding sequence ATGTTGTGGGTCAAAGCCTTTCACATCCTGTTTGTTGCGTCCTGGTTCGCCGGGCTGTTCTACCTGCCCCGCATCTTTGTGAACCTGGCGCAGGAAACGCAGCCGGCCGTGGTGTCCCGCCTGCTGCTGATGGCACGCAAGCTGTATCGCTTCACGTCCATCCTGTCGGTGCCCGCCGTGCTGCTTGGGCTGTGGCTCTACCTGGGCTATGGTATCGGGAAGGGCCCCGGCAATGGCTGGATGCACGCCAAGCTGGCGGTGGTCGTGCTGACCATCGGCTACCACCACGCCTGTGGCAGCCTGCTCCGCAAATTCGAAGCCGGCCGCAATGTGCGGTCGCATGTGTTCTACCGCTGGTTCAACGAAGTGCCCGTGCTGTTGCTGCTGGCCGCCGTGATCTTCGTGGTCGTCAAACCTTTCTAA
- a CDS encoding sensor histidine kinase — MSLISMARAGSRCLARPSLFRRLMIAQAITLFLLWTLLMGLTVHEASTTNDILDNDAIFAAVLSVADNLAHYPERQRESLARMVDALNDVQHGAEGADARPTNAPFLVALLVWQDDKLVYRSSERVPLVRQTRFSVREDHETRGSTFRVRTLRSRHTATEATLVVPDLREHVLTFHSRGLFVLPLLISLPFLMLPAGWSVYRALRPWNQLSDEIAKRDPADMRPFQIATRVGELQPFVASVNLLLERVRKSATRERALIADAAHELRTPLAAMRVNAEALHDCTGDSGQRELLDALIRCNMRASRLVNQLLQLSRNEGMADTMILQQLRLDTLVQNRLAAFDPLAGKYGVELELQIMDAPITIEGDYESLISLIDNLVDNAIKYSPQGGRVTVQIERVKNGVCLIVHDEGPGIAEHQRERVFDRFYRCPDASQTGSGLGLAIVRSVLNRHGASITLSRSTIGLGLAARVDFVG, encoded by the coding sequence ATGTCGCTGATATCCATGGCGCGCGCCGGGTCTCGCTGTTTGGCGCGGCCCTCCTTGTTCCGGCGGCTGATGATCGCGCAGGCCATAACGCTGTTTTTGCTGTGGACACTCTTGATGGGACTCACTGTCCACGAAGCCAGCACCACCAACGACATCCTCGACAACGATGCGATTTTCGCGGCAGTTCTTTCCGTCGCCGACAACCTGGCCCATTACCCCGAGCGTCAACGTGAAAGCCTGGCGCGCATGGTCGATGCGCTAAACGATGTTCAGCATGGCGCCGAGGGCGCCGACGCACGACCAACGAATGCGCCTTTCCTGGTGGCTTTGTTGGTCTGGCAGGATGACAAGCTTGTGTATCGGTCTTCCGAGCGCGTCCCTCTGGTCCGCCAGACGCGGTTTTCCGTCAGGGAAGATCACGAAACACGGGGCAGCACGTTTCGAGTCAGGACATTGCGCTCAAGACACACCGCAACCGAGGCCACACTTGTCGTACCTGACCTCCGGGAGCATGTTCTGACCTTTCATTCCCGGGGTCTGTTTGTGCTGCCGCTCCTGATCAGCCTTCCTTTCCTGATGCTGCCGGCGGGCTGGTCAGTCTATCGTGCCCTGCGCCCCTGGAACCAGTTGAGCGACGAAATCGCAAAGCGCGACCCCGCAGACATGCGACCCTTCCAGATCGCGACTCGGGTGGGAGAGCTCCAGCCCTTCGTTGCAAGCGTCAACCTGTTGCTGGAACGGGTTCGGAAGAGCGCCACGCGCGAGCGCGCTCTGATCGCCGACGCGGCGCACGAATTGCGCACTCCGCTAGCGGCCATGCGCGTTAATGCCGAAGCACTGCACGACTGCACCGGCGATAGTGGACAACGAGAACTTCTGGATGCGCTGATCCGCTGCAACATGCGCGCATCGCGCCTGGTCAACCAATTGCTTCAGCTCAGCCGCAATGAGGGCATGGCCGATACGATGATCCTGCAGCAACTCAGATTGGATACCCTCGTTCAAAATCGCCTTGCGGCATTTGATCCATTGGCGGGCAAATACGGCGTGGAACTGGAGCTCCAGATCATGGATGCACCAATTACCATTGAAGGAGATTATGAAAGTCTGATTTCGCTGATCGATAACCTGGTAGATAACGCCATCAAGTACAGCCCGCAAGGGGGCCGGGTCACAGTACAGATTGAACGTGTCAAGAACGGCGTCTGCCTGATTGTCCATGACGAAGGCCCCGGGATTGCCGAGCACCAGCGCGAGCGTGTGTTCGACCGCTTCTATCGCTGTCCGGACGCGAGCCAAACGGGCTCGGGGCTGGGATTGGCGATCGTGCGCTCCGTGTTGAATCGGCACGGTGCCTCGATCACGCTGTCACGCAGCACTATTGGTCTGGGCCTGGCGGCGCGGGTCGACTTCGTGGGGTGA
- the azu gene encoding azurin, with protein sequence MGAIAVPGLASAAASCSVEVQGNDAMQFNTKTIAVDKSCKQFTVNLTHPGKLPKASMGHNWVLTTQADMQKVATDGMSAGLDKDYVKPGDARVIAHTKVIGGGEKDSVTFDVSKLKAGEKYAYFCSFPGHWAIMKGELTLN encoded by the coding sequence ATGGGCGCCATTGCAGTGCCCGGGCTGGCTTCGGCTGCCGCGTCCTGCTCGGTCGAGGTCCAGGGCAACGATGCCATGCAGTTCAACACCAAGACCATTGCGGTCGACAAGAGCTGCAAGCAGTTCACGGTCAATCTGACGCACCCGGGCAAGCTGCCCAAGGCATCGATGGGTCACAACTGGGTGCTGACGACCCAGGCGGACATGCAGAAGGTGGCGACCGACGGCATGTCGGCGGGGCTGGACAAGGATTACGTCAAGCCGGGCGACGCGCGCGTGATTGCGCACACCAAAGTCATTGGCGGTGGCGAGAAGGACTCGGTCACGTTTGACGTGAGCAAGCTGAAAGCCGGCGAAAAGTACGCCTACTTCTGCTCGTTTCCGGGACACTGGGCGATCATGAAGGGCGAGTTGACGCTGAACTGA